From Bradyrhizobium sp. AZCC 1610:
GATGACGCTTGGCGCCCATCGTTGCGATGTGATCATGGGCTTCCCGCAAGGCGACGATCTGGTTCAGGGCACCAATCCCTACTACCGCACCGCATACGCGCTGGTCGCCAAGAAGGGCAGCGGCCTCGAGGAAGTGACGGCGCTGGAAGACGAGCGCCTGAAGGGCAAGCATATCGGCATCGTGGCCGGCACGCCGCCGGCCACGAACATGGCGGTCAACGGCCTGATGGCGAATGCCAGACCATATCAGTTGATGGTCGATACCCGCCTGGACTCTTCAGCGGAGGCCATGATCGCCGACCTGATGTCGGGTCAGATCGACGCCGGCATTCTCTGGGGACCGATGGCGGGCTACTATGCGAAGAAGGCGAGCCCGCCGCTCCACGTCACGCCTCTCGTCAAGGAAAAGACGGGCCCGCGACTGGCGTTCCGCATCGGCTTGGGGGTGCGGGCGGCTGACCAGAACTGGAAGCGGCAGCTCAACCGCCTGATCCAGGAGAACCAGCCCGCGATCAACAAGATATTGCTGGACTACGGCGTTCCCTTGCTGGACGACAACGACCGGCCGATCGGCGCAGAGACCGCAACGAAAGCGCCATGAAGGAAAAGATCGCAGGCCTGGTCCTTGCGGCATTCACATTCATTGTCCCGACATCAGCGCAGGAAAGGCCTCCCGAGCCCGACGGATACCGCATGGAAGACTACCGTGCGCTGGTTCCCGCAAGCCTTGCCGGCGTGCGTGTTCTGACGACCGCTGAGGCCGCGTCGATCTGGCGATCCAAGGCGGGCGTGTTCATCGACGTAATGCCTCGTGCGCCGAAGCCGCAAAATCTTCCCCAAGGCACAGTCTGGCGCGACCAGCCGCGGCTCAACATTCCCGGCAGCATATGGCTGCCGGACACCGGCTACGGAAAGCTCGCGGCGGCAACGGAAGATTATCTGCGGCGCGGCCTCGTCCGGGCGACGGCGGGCAACAATACTGCGCTGGTGGTGGTTTACTGTCAGGCCGATTGCTGGATGTCCTGGAACGCGGCAAAGCGAATCCTGACATACGGCTATTCCAATGTAGCTTGGTATCCCGAAGGAACCGATGGCTGGGAGCGCGCCGGCCTGGACCTCGCTGATTCGCAACCGGAGCCGCGGACAGGCGAGGAGACTTCATCGTCGCGTTAGAGCATGATCCGGAAAAGTGGATACCGGTTTTCCCTCGGGACAAACGCAAAGCGTTTGCCCGGAGATCATGCTCAAACGATAAGCCAGGGCGTGATGACGATTCGAAGAAACGGCATCACGCACGACTATTCGATCTCCTGCTGAATCGTTCGTCCGAGGGTGAACAGACGCTGGTCGATCGCCGTCGGCACCTCGCAGACGAATTTGATGACATTCCGCCGGTCTTCGAAGATGCGCGTCTGCCAAACAAGCTGATTGCCGAGGTCGTCGATCTTCGCCTGATCGGGCGGCGATTCGCCCTGCAGCGCCTGCAAGGCAAGCGTGTCGCTGCGGATTTTATCCGCCGCTTCGCGCTGCTTGCGGGTGACGCGCTCCAGCCCGTTCAAGACCTGGGAGCGTTGGGCATTGAGGGAGTCGAACAGGCCGGCAAACAGCAATTTTCCGCTTCCGGTCTTGTCGGCTGCACCGCTCAGATATTCCGTAATCGCTTTTTGCCCTTCCTCGAGCGGGGTCCGCCTTGCCGCCAGCTTCGCGACCAGCGCGCTGACTTTGGCATCGTCCTTCCACTTGCCGGAGACGTCATCGAGCGACGGGCCTGCCCACACCGCAGCGAGAGAAATCTCGGGTACCTTGGCTTGGGTGCACGGCCAGTCCGGATAGCGGGGATCGGCGGCATGGCAGAAGCCGCCGGTCACCGTAACGGCGAGCAATGCCGCGATCGCGATCCGATACCTCATGTCTCGCCTCCAGCCGGTCCGCGGCGGATCAGGCCGCGCGATGGATCGTAGGCGTAAATTGCGCCGATCATGAAGGCGATCGTGCAGCCGCCTACGACCGCGAGCGCGATCCAGTTCATTTGTCCGTACAGCGCGAAACGGATCAGCTCCACGGCATGCGTGAACGGATTGAACAGGCAGACATAGTAGAGCATCGGGCTGCTCTCCAGAATACGCCACAGCGGATAGAGCGCTGAAGAAGCGAAGAACATCGGAAAGATGACAAAGTTCATCACGCCCGCGAAATTCTCAAGCTGCTTGATGCCGGAGGAGATCAGCATGCCTAAGGCGCCGAGCATCAGGCCCGACAGGACCAGCGCCGGCAGCACCGTCAGATAGCCGGCCGGCGGCGGTGCAATGTCCCAGAACCAGGCGATCAGCAGGAAGGCATACACCTGAAGCAGCGAGACCGCGGTTCCCGCCAGAAGCTTGCAGGACAGGAGAAACCATCGCGGCAGCGGGCTCACCAGCAACGTCCGCATATTGCCCATCTCGCGGTCATAGACCATGGAGAGCGAAGACTGCATGCCGTTGAAGAGCTGGATCATCGCCATCAGCCCCGGCGCGATGTAGACCTCGTACAGAATGTAGGTTTCGTATGGCGGGATGATGGAGAGGCCGAGCACCTGGCGGAAGCCGGCGGCGAAGATGAACAGCCACA
This genomic window contains:
- a CDS encoding ABC transporter permease, translated to MTSATTQPIRSGFSLGEYFTCLNGIVWREALRFLHQRERFVSALVRPLVWLFIFAAGFRQVLGLSIIPPYETYILYEVYIAPGLMAMIQLFNGMQSSLSMVYDREMGNMRTLLVSPLPRWFLLSCKLLAGTAVSLLQVYAFLLIAWFWDIAPPPAGYLTVLPALVLSGLMLGALGMLISSGIKQLENFAGVMNFVIFPMFFASSALYPLWRILESSPMLYYVCLFNPFTHAVELIRFALYGQMNWIALAVVGGCTIAFMIGAIYAYDPSRGLIRRGPAGGET
- a CDS encoding substrate-binding domain-containing protein → MIYAGRKRWLAIATLAVLAVLSGRDVARAQIKETGDLSIELVDPKVLRVCADPHNLPFSNDKGEGFENKFAELLAEKLQKKLDYMYFPQATGFVRMTLGAHRCDVIMGFPQGDDLVQGTNPYYRTAYALVAKKGSGLEEVTALEDERLKGKHIGIVAGTPPATNMAVNGLMANARPYQLMVDTRLDSSAEAMIADLMSGQIDAGILWGPMAGYYAKKASPPLHVTPLVKEKTGPRLAFRIGLGVRAADQNWKRQLNRLIQENQPAINKILLDYGVPLLDDNDRPIGAETATKAP
- a CDS encoding PQQ-dependent catabolism-associated CXXCW motif protein, translated to MKEKIAGLVLAAFTFIVPTSAQERPPEPDGYRMEDYRALVPASLAGVRVLTTAEAASIWRSKAGVFIDVMPRAPKPQNLPQGTVWRDQPRLNIPGSIWLPDTGYGKLAAATEDYLRRGLVRATAGNNTALVVVYCQADCWMSWNAAKRILTYGYSNVAWYPEGTDGWERAGLDLADSQPEPRTGEETSSSR